Below is a window of Desulfurococcus amylolyticus Z-533 DNA.
TTCCAAATAGTCCACCTGCAGTTATTCTAATAGGTGAAAAAGGCTTTGCCATGTGTGGGCTTCTCGATGTACAGGCAGCTGAGAGACTCGGCGTGGTTGCTGTGAAAGTCCAGGGTGTTAGAACAGTCGAGGACATGCTGGCTAAAGAAATAAGCGATTCAACAAGTAAGGCCAGAGAACACGGGCTTGTTAAGGGGGTTAAACTAATAGATGTAATTAACAAGCTGTAGGTGCCTCGTGTTGGGTAGGGTGAAAATAATAGCGACCCTTGGACCCAGCATTCGTGATTACAATGTAATTAAGAAAATGATCAAGGAGGGTGTAGCCGGGTTTAGGATCAACTGTGCTCATGGTGATGAGAATACTTGGATAGAATATGTTAAACTAGTTAGAGACGCGTCCAGTGATCTCGGCAAAGCTATTCCACTAATACTGGATACACCGGGTCCCCAGGTTAGAAGCGGTGATTTCCAGGAGTTCACTGTAAAGCAAGGCGATAACGTTGTAATTTCATCGAACCCGGGTAATGGTGGTGGAGAGAAAAAGATAATTATTGTTCCAGCCAAGGAGTTTTACACAGCCGCTTCAACCGGGGACATTATACTCTATGGGGACGGCGAGATATCATTC
It encodes the following:
- a CDS encoding YunC family protein, with protein sequence MSVSDFIRIREVNVEGKKLIGIEISLPNSPPAVILIGEKGFAMCGLLDVQAAERLGVVAVKVQGVRTVEDMLAKEISDSTSKAREHGLVKGVKLIDVINKL